The genomic stretch CCGCCAATCTCGCCAAAGAGGGCCACGAGGTTCTGGGCTTTGACATGGCCAGCGTCACGATTGCGGGCGTCTCCATGGCCGGATCTGCCGCTGAGGCTGCAACCGGCGCTGATGTGGTGATCACCATGCTGCCCAATGGCCAGATCCTGCGCGCCGTTGCCGCTGAGGTGCTGCCTGCCATGCAGGCAGGTGCTGCCCTGGTGGATTGCTCCACCGTGGATGTGGATTCCGCCCGAGCCGTCGCAGAACAGGCCACGGCCGCAGATCTGTTGTTTGTCGATGCGCCGGTATCCGGCGGCATCGGTGGTGCCGCTGGGGGCACCTTGACCTTTATGGCTGGCGGCAGCGCCGCAGCCTTTGCCAAGGCAGAGCCCCTGTTCGACATCATGGGCCAGAAGGCGGTGCATTGTGGCGAGGCCGGTGCCGGCCAGGCCGCCAAGATCTGCAACAACATGATCCTCGGCGTGACCATGATTGCCACCTGTGAAGCCTTTGCGCTGGCCGACAAACTGGGTCTAGACCGGCAAAAGATGTTCGATGTGGTCTCCACCTCTTCGGGCTATTCCTGGACCATGAATGCCTATTGCCCGGCCCCCGGTGTTGGCCCGCAGTCCCCCGCTGACAACGATTACAAGCCAGGGTTTGCGGCGGAACTGATGCTCAAGGATCTGCGTCTCAGCCAGCAGGCTGCCGAAAGTGCCGATGCTGACACCCCAATGGGCGAGCTGGCGCAGGCATTGTATAGCAAGTTTGTCGAAAGCGAAGACGGGCTTGGCATGGACTTTTCAGCCATGCTGCCCCGTTTTGAAAAGCGCAGCCGTAGCTAAACCAAACCTCTGGCAAGCCCCGGCGTAAAGCGCCTTTTGCCCGGTCCGGACCTGCCTCTTTCAACACAGAGGTACCTCCGGGCCGGGCGTTTTTATGTGCGCCACAAAAGGGCGCCGACCAATGGTCTTGGCCCCAACCAGATTCGAAAACTGTTCAATTTTATTAAAATTCAGAAAATGGGCACCGGGTTTCCACATTTCAGTCCAAGTTCGCAGCCACACCTGAGGCTGGGCCACAGCAATT from Phaeobacter sp. G2 encodes the following:
- the mmsB gene encoding 3-hydroxyisobutyrate dehydrogenase, which produces MKIGFIGLGNMGAPMAANLAKEGHEVLGFDMASVTIAGVSMAGSAAEAATGADVVITMLPNGQILRAVAAEVLPAMQAGAALVDCSTVDVDSARAVAEQATAADLLFVDAPVSGGIGGAAGGTLTFMAGGSAAAFAKAEPLFDIMGQKAVHCGEAGAGQAAKICNNMILGVTMIATCEAFALADKLGLDRQKMFDVVSTSSGYSWTMNAYCPAPGVGPQSPADNDYKPGFAAELMLKDLRLSQQAAESADADTPMGELAQALYSKFVESEDGLGMDFSAMLPRFEKRSRS